A portion of the Actomonas aquatica genome contains these proteins:
- a CDS encoding phosphoadenylyl-sulfate reductase, giving the protein MSSVALTSPEIDAAALEALDAAGRVRWAADAFGDGLILTTSFGVQSAVMLHLVTQVVPDIPVVFIDTGYLFPETYRFADELEKKLKLNLQVYTPRLTAARQEALYGKRWEQGVEGLKTYNLINKVEPMDRAVRDLGAVAWLAGLRRSQASTREQLPVAQQQNKVTKVHPIIDWDNRTVHRYLTEHGLPYHPLWEQGYVSLGDWHSSAPLTAGMNEEDTRFGGLKRECGLHELSGQPDFQI; this is encoded by the coding sequence ATGAGTTCTGTTGCCTTGACTTCACCTGAGATCGATGCCGCCGCGCTGGAAGCGTTGGATGCGGCCGGGCGCGTGCGCTGGGCGGCCGACGCCTTTGGCGACGGCCTGATCCTGACCACCAGCTTCGGGGTGCAGTCGGCCGTCATGCTGCATCTGGTTACTCAGGTGGTGCCGGATATTCCGGTGGTGTTCATCGACACCGGCTACCTGTTTCCCGAGACCTACCGCTTTGCCGATGAGTTGGAGAAAAAGCTCAAACTCAACCTCCAGGTCTACACCCCGCGCCTGACCGCGGCCCGTCAAGAGGCCTTGTATGGCAAACGCTGGGAACAGGGCGTCGAGGGGCTCAAGACCTACAATCTCATCAACAAGGTCGAGCCGATGGACCGCGCGGTGCGCGACCTCGGCGCGGTGGCGTGGCTGGCGGGTTTGCGTCGTTCGCAGGCCAGCACGCGCGAGCAGCTGCCGGTGGCCCAGCAGCAAAACAAGGTCACCAAGGTGCATCCCATCATCGATTGGGACAACCGCACCGTGCACCGCTACCTCACCGAGCACGGCCTGCCGTATCACCCGCTGTGGGAGCAGGGTTACGTGTCACTCGGCGACTGGCACAGCTCCGCGCCGCTGACCGCCGGTATGAACGAAGAGGATACGCGCTTCGGCGGCCTCAAGCGCGAGTGCGGCCTGCATGAGCTGAGCGGCCAGCCCGACTTCCAGATCTGA
- a CDS encoding TM2 domain-containing protein: MSDLPPPSSAGADKKIPAGICGILLGSLGVHKFILGYTKEGIIMLLVSILTLGMLAPIMGLIGLIEGIVYLVKPDDEFVATYVQGRKGWF; the protein is encoded by the coding sequence ATGAGTGACCTTCCTCCTCCTTCATCTGCTGGCGCCGATAAGAAAATTCCCGCCGGTATCTGTGGCATCCTGCTCGGCTCGCTCGGCGTGCACAAATTCATCCTCGGTTACACCAAGGAGGGTATCATCATGCTGCTCGTCAGCATCCTGACGCTGGGCATGTTGGCCCCAATCATGGGCCTCATCGGTCTCATCGAGGGCATCGTGTATTTGGTGAAGCCGGACGACGAGTTTGTCGCCACCTATGTGCAGGGGCGCAAAGGTTGGTTTTAA
- a CDS encoding dihydrofolate reductase family protein, whose product MRTVLIVAQSLDGFITRHDDAGTAWASSADQAWFRSCLPRFDALVMGRTTYETVRDVILAKRDDGVHRLIMTRSPEAWKDDAAPGALDFTAAIAAEVHASVVAAGRSNFAVLGGAHVHDLFLAAGLVDEIWVTIEPRIFGAGTPLVQARHDVKLTLLEQTRLDDSDSVVLRYAVSR is encoded by the coding sequence ATGCGCACTGTTCTCATCGTCGCCCAATCCCTGGACGGCTTCATCACCCGTCACGACGACGCCGGCACCGCCTGGGCATCGTCGGCCGATCAGGCGTGGTTTCGCTCCTGCCTGCCGCGTTTTGATGCGCTGGTGATGGGACGGACCACCTACGAGACGGTGCGTGACGTCATCCTCGCCAAACGCGACGACGGAGTGCATCGCCTGATCATGACCCGCTCACCGGAGGCGTGGAAGGACGACGCGGCCCCGGGGGCGCTCGATTTTACCGCCGCCATCGCCGCCGAGGTGCACGCTAGCGTGGTGGCCGCTGGCCGGAGCAACTTTGCGGTGCTGGGCGGAGCCCACGTGCACGATCTCTTTCTCGCCGCCGGGTTGGTGGACGAAATCTGGGTCACCATTGAACCGCGCATCTTTGGCGCCGGCACCCCGCTGGTGCAGGCACGCCATGACGTAAAGCTCACCCTCCTTGAACAGACGCGGCTCGACGACAGTGACTCGGTTGTGCTGCGCTACGCGGTTTCCCGATGA
- the gmd gene encoding GDP-mannose 4,6-dehydratase, which produces MKKALITGITGQDGSYLAELLLDKGYEVHGIIRRASTFNTSRIDHLYRDPHVNGVKLFLHYGDLADSVQMVKLLYDLQPDEIYNLGAQSHVRVSFDVPEYTGDVVGLGAQRILEAIHEAGLVKKVRYYQASSSEMFGKVQAVPQTESTPFYPRSPYACAKLYAHWLTVNYRESYNLHASSGILFNHESPRRGETFVTRKITRAATRIKLGLQDALYMGNLDAQRDWGYAKEYVEMMWMMLQQDNPDDYVVATNETHSVKEFIQETFALLDLDWEKYVKYDARYERPAEVELLIGDPAKAKKQLGWEPQVRFKELVKIMTEADLELAKREAQIAALPAL; this is translated from the coding sequence ATGAAGAAAGCCCTCATCACTGGTATCACGGGTCAGGACGGATCTTACCTCGCCGAGCTCCTGCTCGACAAAGGCTATGAGGTGCACGGCATCATCCGCCGGGCCTCCACCTTCAACACCAGTCGGATCGACCACCTCTACCGCGACCCGCACGTGAACGGGGTGAAGCTGTTTCTGCACTACGGTGACCTGGCCGACAGCGTGCAGATGGTGAAGCTGCTCTACGATCTGCAGCCCGATGAGATCTACAACCTCGGTGCCCAGTCCCATGTGCGCGTGTCCTTCGATGTGCCGGAATACACCGGTGACGTGGTGGGCCTCGGCGCCCAACGCATCCTCGAAGCGATTCACGAAGCCGGTCTGGTGAAGAAGGTGCGTTATTACCAAGCCTCCTCCTCCGAGATGTTCGGCAAGGTGCAGGCCGTGCCGCAGACCGAATCCACGCCGTTTTACCCGCGCTCGCCTTACGCCTGCGCCAAGCTCTACGCGCACTGGCTGACGGTGAACTACCGCGAGTCCTACAACCTGCACGCATCTTCCGGCATCCTCTTCAACCACGAGTCCCCGCGCCGCGGCGAAACCTTCGTCACCCGCAAGATCACTCGCGCGGCCACCCGCATCAAACTCGGCCTGCAGGACGCCCTTTACATGGGCAACCTCGATGCCCAGCGCGACTGGGGTTACGCCAAGGAATACGTCGAGATGATGTGGATGATGCTCCAGCAGGATAATCCCGATGACTACGTGGTCGCGACCAACGAAACCCACTCGGTGAAGGAGTTCATCCAGGAGACCTTTGCACTGCTCGATTTGGACTGGGAGAAGTATGTGAAATACGACGCCCGTTACGAACGTCCGGCCGAAGTGGAGCTGCTCATCGGCGATCCGGCCAAAGCCAAGAAGCAACTCGGCTGGGAGCCGCAGGTGCGCTTTAAGGAGCTGGTCAAGATCATGACCGAAGCCGACCTCGAACTGGCCAAACGCGAAGCCCAGATCGCGGCGCTGCCCGCGCTGTGA
- the glnD gene encoding [protein-PII] uridylyltransferase: protein MSGTDSTPERLRFTTATSVADRTKACKSHLQLETSMIKMRHDAGATGLSTAAALSAAVDTMLVSLFQVAIDSWEAAQGKLPCPVTLVALGGYGRAELCPHSDIDLMFLFPSKARSSLITPLQEHLTQEILYPLWDCGLKVGHSSRTVDEVFNEARAEIQSKTALLESRRLAGSKSLYETFSAAYRKFYTQEYPAVYIATRLEDQLSRRDKYGNSVFLQEPDIKNGVGGLRDYQNTIWMARVKLDIDNIEEVVTQNYLRAAELKSFQHAYDFLLRVRNELHFQSRRPTDVLDLEAQPRIALGLGYTTPDILRRVELFMRDYYRAAQEIYRTSKLVENRLALTLEAPPDEKFSFREVIRSRRYEKTKRLDGFILRAKELSAASPDVFQEDPVRLVRIFRHSQRLGAQLHFDLQALIREHGHLITADVIASEDANTSFKAILQEPGSVYPALSLMHELGILGRFIPEFDGLTCLVQHEFYHRYTADIHTLNTIRELDRILSEDTPIVLKYRKALRETSEPMLLYLILLLHDIGKARGIRGHAENGVKIAEPLLQRLHIGKANREIVAFIIQHHLMMARFWQKRDVDDPATAEAFSQQISEPDLLRFLYVHTYCDAQGTASGLWNSYKDTLHTQLYRSSLEHLIHGDALAERQTQRIAMIRQELIAKQLPHVREEEIEAHFNLLPDRYFLNTTQPDIVLHLGMVNRLLQTIAETDSIGSLRPVVEWRDDLNRSLTVVHVVTWDRAGLFYKLAGAFSVAGLSILSSKVVSRNDHIAIDTFFVTEPGGGVVENAKAQKLFNDALEKSLMHNKDLLPEILRQAEKQAAAKRYSRDHSRAEMVQATFPPRVDIYHELSMHRTIVEIQAPDQIGLLFRVAKTISEHKFDITFARVGTERHIAIDSFYIVDVSDEAVSDANRLHTLRDALTEVVSPPRNATKTAV from the coding sequence ATGTCCGGCACCGACTCCACTCCCGAACGTCTCCGCTTCACGACCGCGACCTCCGTGGCCGACCGCACCAAGGCGTGCAAGAGTCACCTGCAACTGGAGACCAGCATGATCAAAATGCGGCACGACGCCGGCGCCACCGGTCTCTCCACCGCCGCGGCGCTGTCGGCGGCCGTCGATACGATGTTGGTCAGTCTGTTTCAGGTCGCGATCGACTCGTGGGAAGCCGCGCAGGGCAAACTTCCCTGCCCCGTCACCTTGGTCGCCCTCGGCGGCTACGGCCGCGCCGAGCTTTGCCCGCACAGCGACATCGACCTGATGTTCCTCTTCCCCTCGAAGGCGCGTTCGTCGCTCATCACGCCGCTGCAGGAGCACCTCACGCAGGAGATCCTCTACCCGCTCTGGGACTGCGGCCTCAAAGTCGGTCACTCCTCCCGCACCGTCGATGAGGTCTTCAACGAAGCCCGTGCCGAGATCCAGTCCAAGACCGCCTTGCTGGAGTCCCGCCGTCTCGCCGGGTCCAAGTCCCTCTACGAAACCTTTTCCGCGGCCTATCGGAAGTTTTACACGCAGGAGTATCCGGCCGTTTACATCGCCACCCGGCTGGAGGACCAGCTGTCGCGCCGCGACAAATACGGCAACTCCGTCTTCCTCCAGGAACCCGACATCAAAAACGGCGTCGGCGGTCTGCGCGATTACCAGAACACCATCTGGATGGCGCGGGTGAAACTCGACATCGACAACATCGAGGAGGTCGTGACGCAGAACTACCTGCGCGCCGCCGAGCTCAAGTCCTTCCAGCACGCCTACGACTTCCTCCTGCGCGTGCGCAACGAGCTGCATTTCCAAAGCCGCCGCCCGACCGACGTGCTCGATCTCGAAGCCCAGCCCCGCATCGCCCTCGGCCTCGGCTACACCACCCCCGACATCTTGCGCCGGGTGGAGCTGTTCATGCGCGATTACTACCGCGCCGCTCAGGAAATCTACCGCACCTCCAAACTGGTGGAAAACCGGCTCGCCCTCACCCTCGAGGCGCCGCCCGACGAGAAGTTCTCCTTCCGCGAGGTCATTCGCTCCCGCCGCTACGAGAAGACCAAACGTCTCGATGGTTTCATCCTGCGCGCCAAGGAACTCTCCGCGGCCTCGCCCGACGTTTTCCAGGAAGACCCCGTGCGCCTCGTGCGCATCTTCCGCCACAGCCAGCGGCTCGGCGCCCAACTCCACTTCGACCTGCAGGCGCTTATCCGCGAGCACGGCCACCTGATCACGGCCGACGTCATCGCCTCGGAAGACGCCAACACCAGCTTCAAAGCCATCCTGCAGGAACCCGGCTCGGTATACCCGGCGTTGAGCCTCATGCATGAGCTGGGCATTCTTGGTCGCTTCATCCCGGAATTCGACGGTCTCACCTGCCTGGTGCAGCATGAATTTTACCACCGCTACACCGCCGATATTCATACTTTGAATACGATTCGGGAGCTTGATCGTATCCTGTCCGAGGACACTCCGATCGTCCTCAAATACCGTAAGGCCCTGCGGGAAACGAGCGAGCCCATGCTGCTGTATCTCATTCTGCTGCTGCATGATATCGGCAAGGCCCGGGGCATCCGCGGCCACGCCGAAAACGGCGTCAAGATCGCCGAACCGCTCCTGCAACGTCTGCACATCGGCAAAGCCAATCGCGAAATCGTCGCATTTATTATCCAACACCACCTTATGATGGCACGGTTTTGGCAGAAGCGGGACGTGGATGATCCCGCCACCGCTGAAGCCTTTTCCCAGCAGATTTCGGAGCCTGATTTGCTCCGTTTCCTCTACGTGCACACCTACTGTGACGCGCAGGGCACTGCCTCTGGTTTGTGGAACAGCTACAAGGACACGCTGCACACCCAACTTTACCGTTCCTCGCTCGAGCACCTCATCCACGGCGACGCTCTGGCGGAGCGCCAAACCCAACGCATCGCGATGATTCGCCAAGAGCTCATTGCCAAGCAGTTGCCCCACGTGCGCGAAGAGGAAATCGAGGCGCACTTCAACCTGCTACCCGACCGCTACTTTCTCAACACCACCCAGCCGGACATCGTCCTCCATCTGGGCATGGTCAATCGCCTCCTGCAGACGATCGCCGAGACCGATTCCATCGGCTCACTGCGCCCGGTCGTGGAGTGGCGTGACGACCTGAACCGCTCCCTCACCGTCGTGCACGTCGTGACCTGGGACCGCGCCGGGCTCTTCTACAAACTCGCCGGTGCCTTCAGCGTCGCCGGCCTCTCCATTCTTTCCTCCAAGGTGGTCTCCCGCAACGACCACATCGCGATCGATACCTTCTTCGTGACCGAACCGGGCGGCGGCGTCGTCGAGAACGCCAAGGCGCAGAAGCTCTTCAACGACGCCCTCGAGAAGTCCCTCATGCACAACAAGGATCTCCTGCCCGAGATCCTCCGCCAGGCCGAGAAACAAGCCGCCGCCAAACGCTACTCCCGCGACCACAGCCGCGCCGAGATGGTGCAGGCCACCTTCCCGCCGCGGGTCGATATTTACCACGAGCTTTCGATGCATCGCACCATCGTGGAGATCCAGGCCCCCGACCAGATCGGCCTACTCTTCCGCGTGGCCAAGACGATCAGCGAACACAAGTTCGACATCACCTTTGCCCGCGTCGGCACGGAGCGACACATCGCCATCGACTCCTTCTACATCGTCGACGTCAGCGACGAAGCCGTGAGCGACGCCAACCGCCTGCACACCCTGCGCGACGCCCTCACCGAGGTCGTTTCCCCGCCCCGCAACGCGACCAAGACAGCGGTCTAA
- the fcl gene encoding GDP-L-fucose synthase, translating to MKLFIAGHRGMVGGALVRRFAQEADADIVTRTRAELDLTNQAAVDAFFASEKPDVAIIAAAKVGGIHANNTYPAEFAYDNLALATNCIHAAYRNGVGRLLFLGSSCIYPKLAPQPMPEDCLLTGPLEPTNEAYAIAKIAGLKLAEYYRRQYGVCYHSAMPTNLYGPGDNYHAQNSHVLPALIRRFHEAKESKQAEVVAWGTGSPKREFLHVDDLADACAFLLGMAEPPDLINVGTGTDVSIKELTEIVAEVVGYAGTITWDSSKPDGTPRKLMDVSKLSALGWSARIALREGVTKTYQSFLDEMAAGTLRV from the coding sequence ATGAAACTCTTCATCGCTGGACATCGTGGCATGGTGGGCGGGGCGCTGGTGCGGCGCTTTGCGCAGGAAGCGGACGCTGACATCGTCACGCGCACCCGCGCCGAGCTCGACCTCACCAATCAGGCCGCGGTCGACGCGTTCTTCGCCTCCGAGAAACCCGACGTCGCCATCATCGCCGCGGCCAAGGTTGGCGGTATCCACGCCAACAATACCTACCCGGCGGAGTTCGCCTACGACAACCTCGCCCTCGCCACCAACTGCATCCATGCGGCCTACCGCAATGGGGTGGGGCGACTGCTCTTTCTCGGCAGCTCGTGCATCTACCCGAAGCTGGCCCCGCAGCCCATGCCGGAGGATTGTCTGCTCACCGGCCCGCTCGAGCCGACCAACGAAGCTTACGCCATCGCCAAGATCGCCGGCCTCAAACTGGCCGAGTATTACCGTCGCCAATACGGCGTGTGTTACCACTCCGCCATGCCGACCAACCTCTATGGTCCGGGCGACAACTACCACGCGCAGAACTCCCACGTGCTCCCGGCGCTCATCCGCCGCTTCCATGAAGCGAAGGAAAGCAAACAAGCGGAGGTCGTGGCCTGGGGCACGGGATCACCGAAGCGAGAGTTTTTGCATGTCGACGATCTGGCCGACGCCTGCGCTTTCCTGCTCGGCATGGCCGAGCCGCCGGACCTGATCAACGTCGGCACCGGCACGGACGTCTCGATCAAAGAACTCACTGAAATCGTGGCCGAGGTAGTCGGATATGCGGGCACGATTACCTGGGACAGCAGCAAACCCGACGGCACGCCGCGCAAGCTAATGGACGTTTCCAAGCTGAGCGCCCTCGGCTGGAGCGCCCGCATCGCGCTGCGCGAAGGGGTAACGAAGACGTATCAATCGTTCTTGGACGAAATGGCCGCCGGGACGTTGCGGGTTTAG
- a CDS encoding valine--tRNA ligase: protein MPEITKSYEARDVEAKWYAAWQQAGCFAGKPAEGQETYSIVIPPPNVTGILHMGHVLNNTLQDVLIRRARLEGKAACWIPGTDHAGIATQTMVERHLKKTEHKTRYDLGREKFIERVWEWRQEKGDKILQQLRELGCSCDWERTHFTMDPDYSRGVLTAFVKLFQGGHIYRGKRMVNWCPASLTALSDEEVEMRPTKGHIYRLRYELVEPVGDVTHLILETTRPETIAADVAVAVHPADERFKHLVGKSVWRPLGDRVAIPIITDEAVEMEFGGGALKVTPAHDKVDFEIGQRHGLPVIDCLNPDGTLNAFAGEELEGMDRFEGRKRAAELLEASGNLIEAKPYENNVGYSQRAGVPIEPRLMQQWWLRYPRVEEAKQVVRDGLVQMHPARWSKVYLNWLENIQDWCISRQLWWGHRIPVWYAKGVDRETLTEEDLRDPTKIHVSLDGPSDPENWDQEGDVLDTWASSWLWPIGTLGWPDAEKQKESAFEQFYPTTTLATGADIIFFWVARMIMAGLEFARPGAPIEERIPFKHVYFNGIVRDKQGRKMSKTLGNSPDPLDLIKTYGADGTRFGLLQIAPLGQDVKFDETRIEGGKNFCNKLWNACRFRTMSGEMSDNRSLGAILARLDSTQMDEDDHAILAALLDTMRTLEKSFVEFEFATATQKLYSFFWNDFCDWYVEVAKTRVQDPAAKDHALAVQDLVIRQFLLLFEPFAPFISEELWHQLGYGAEDSFVQSNRLESADELAEALTAHGATVDAAASKLVEQLKQFTSQARQLKADQAVAQKRDVTFHLLADDAGWNAIEPHLAKLVRMVGAEGIARTSEEPSLPAIVSPFGTLYLDTGVQVDPEAERARLTKELGQIQKHIQGTEGRLANEAFVSKAPPAVIDGARKQLADLQAKAAEVERLLKAL, encoded by the coding sequence ATGCCCGAGATCACCAAGAGCTACGAAGCCCGCGACGTTGAAGCCAAATGGTATGCTGCCTGGCAGCAGGCCGGTTGTTTTGCCGGCAAACCCGCCGAAGGTCAGGAGACGTATTCCATCGTCATCCCGCCGCCCAATGTGACCGGCATCCTCCATATGGGCCACGTGCTCAACAACACCCTGCAGGACGTGCTCATCCGCCGAGCCCGCCTCGAGGGCAAGGCCGCCTGCTGGATCCCCGGCACCGACCACGCCGGCATCGCCACCCAGACGATGGTCGAGCGCCATCTCAAGAAGACCGAGCACAAGACCCGCTACGACCTCGGTCGCGAGAAGTTCATCGAGCGCGTCTGGGAATGGCGTCAGGAAAAGGGCGACAAGATCCTGCAACAGCTGCGCGAACTCGGCTGCTCCTGCGACTGGGAACGCACGCACTTCACGATGGATCCGGATTACAGCCGCGGCGTGCTCACGGCGTTCGTGAAGCTCTTCCAGGGCGGACACATTTATCGCGGCAAACGCATGGTCAATTGGTGTCCGGCTTCGCTCACCGCGCTCTCCGATGAGGAGGTTGAGATGCGTCCGACCAAGGGCCACATTTACCGCCTGCGCTACGAGCTGGTTGAGCCGGTTGGCGATGTGACGCACCTCATCCTCGAAACCACTCGCCCAGAAACGATCGCAGCCGACGTGGCCGTCGCGGTGCATCCGGCGGACGAGCGTTTCAAGCACCTTGTCGGCAAGTCCGTCTGGCGTCCGCTGGGCGACCGCGTGGCCATTCCGATCATCACCGATGAGGCCGTCGAAATGGAATTTGGCGGCGGCGCGCTCAAGGTCACCCCGGCGCACGACAAGGTCGACTTCGAGATCGGCCAGCGCCACGGCCTGCCGGTCATCGACTGCCTCAACCCCGACGGCACGCTCAACGCGTTCGCGGGCGAGGAGCTCGAGGGCATGGATCGTTTTGAGGGCCGCAAACGCGCCGCCGAACTGCTCGAGGCAAGCGGCAATCTCATCGAGGCCAAACCTTACGAAAACAACGTCGGATATTCGCAACGCGCCGGCGTGCCGATCGAGCCGCGCCTCATGCAGCAATGGTGGCTGCGTTACCCGCGCGTCGAAGAGGCCAAGCAGGTCGTGCGCGACGGTCTCGTCCAAATGCACCCGGCCCGCTGGTCAAAGGTTTACCTGAACTGGCTCGAGAACATCCAGGACTGGTGCATCAGCCGCCAGCTCTGGTGGGGCCATCGCATCCCGGTCTGGTATGCCAAGGGCGTCGATCGCGAGACCCTCACCGAGGAGGATCTGCGTGATCCGACCAAGATTCACGTTTCCCTCGACGGTCCGTCCGACCCCGAAAACTGGGATCAGGAAGGCGACGTGCTCGACACCTGGGCCTCGTCCTGGCTCTGGCCGATCGGCACGCTGGGTTGGCCTGACGCCGAGAAGCAAAAGGAAAGCGCGTTCGAGCAGTTCTACCCGACCACCACGCTGGCGACGGGCGCCGACATCATCTTCTTCTGGGTCGCCCGCATGATCATGGCCGGCCTCGAGTTTGCCCGCCCGGGCGCGCCGATCGAAGAGCGCATCCCCTTCAAGCACGTCTACTTCAACGGCATCGTGCGCGACAAACAGGGCCGCAAGATGTCGAAGACCCTCGGCAATTCGCCCGACCCGCTCGACCTCATCAAGACCTACGGCGCCGACGGCACCCGTTTTGGCCTGCTGCAGATCGCGCCGCTGGGCCAGGACGTGAAGTTTGACGAGACCCGCATCGAAGGCGGCAAAAACTTCTGCAACAAGCTCTGGAACGCCTGCCGCTTCCGCACCATGAGCGGCGAGATGAGCGACAATCGCTCCCTCGGTGCCATCCTCGCGCGCCTCGACAGCACGCAGATGGACGAGGACGACCACGCCATCCTCGCGGCCTTGCTCGACACCATGCGCACGCTGGAGAAGAGCTTCGTCGAATTCGAATTCGCGACCGCTACGCAGAAGCTTTATTCCTTCTTCTGGAATGATTTCTGTGACTGGTATGTCGAGGTCGCCAAGACCCGGGTGCAGGACCCGGCCGCCAAGGATCACGCCCTCGCGGTGCAGGATTTGGTCATCCGCCAGTTCCTGCTTCTCTTCGAGCCCTTCGCGCCCTTCATCTCCGAGGAGCTTTGGCACCAGCTCGGCTACGGCGCCGAGGACAGCTTCGTGCAGTCCAACCGACTCGAGTCGGCTGACGAGCTGGCCGAGGCCCTGACCGCCCACGGTGCGACCGTCGATGCCGCCGCCTCGAAGCTGGTCGAACAGCTCAAGCAGTTCACCTCGCAGGCGCGTCAGCTCAAGGCTGACCAAGCCGTGGCGCAGAAGCGCGACGTCACCTTCCACCTGCTGGCCGACGACGCCGGTTGGAACGCCATCGAGCCGCACCTCGCCAAGCTCGTGCGCATGGTCGGTGCCGAAGGTATCGCCCGCACCAGCGAAGAACCGTCCCTGCCGGCCATCGTGTCGCCCTTTGGCACGCTCTACCTCGACACCGGCGTCCAAGTTGACCCCGAGGCCGAGCGCGCGCGCCTGACCAAGGAGCTCGGCCAGATCCAGAAGCACATCCAGGGCACCGAAGGCCGCCTGGCCAACGAAGCCTTCGTGAGCAAGGCCCCGCCGGCCGTCATCGACGGCGCCCGCAAGCAGTTGGCTGACCTCCAAGCCAAGGCCGCAGAAGTGGAGCGCCTGCTTAAAGCGCTGTAA
- a CDS encoding pyruvate carboxylase subunit B encodes MSKPVAFTNTVLRDGHQSLAATRMSTAQMLPAAPILDELGFHGLETWGGATIDSCLRFLNENPFDRLRALKKAAPKTPQLMLLRGQNIVQYTSFPDDVVEAFVRANAAAGQDVFRIFDALNDTRNLRTAIKTVLDCGKHARGEICYTTSPVHTIDAFVKMGIELKEMGCHSLGIKDMAGIIKPRIAYDLVKQLKAKVGLPITIHTHDTAGLGAASYMAAIDAGVDVIETSISPFANGTAQPDTVRMLALLEGHERCPSYDIDKLRELGEYFKGVYAELSKFTNPANERVDADTLAYQVPGGMLSNFRNQLKEQGMADQFDAVVAEIPVVRAALGYIPLVTPTSQIVGSQSMLNVKFGRWKNISQPAIDIALGKYGKTPGPIDPELMKLVLQRSNQKPVEGRPADGLEPRMPKLREELKAKGLPTDDEACVLHAMFPVEFAALHKKKDAPAPAAAAQPAKAVTPPPPAGKPAAAAGTGATTRLRLTVEGQAHEVTVEEVS; translated from the coding sequence ATGTCCAAGCCCGTCGCATTCACCAATACCGTCCTTCGTGACGGCCATCAGTCGCTCGCTGCTACTCGCATGTCGACTGCGCAGATGTTGCCGGCTGCCCCCATCCTCGATGAACTTGGTTTCCATGGTCTCGAAACGTGGGGCGGCGCAACCATCGACTCCTGTCTGCGCTTTCTGAACGAGAACCCCTTCGACCGCCTGCGGGCCCTGAAGAAGGCCGCGCCCAAGACGCCTCAGCTCATGCTGCTGCGTGGTCAAAACATCGTCCAATACACCAGTTTTCCGGACGACGTGGTGGAGGCCTTCGTGCGAGCCAACGCCGCCGCCGGGCAGGACGTGTTCCGTATCTTCGACGCGCTCAATGACACGCGTAATTTGCGCACCGCCATCAAGACGGTGCTCGATTGCGGCAAGCACGCCCGCGGTGAGATCTGCTACACCACCAGCCCCGTCCACACCATCGACGCCTTCGTGAAGATGGGCATCGAGCTCAAGGAGATGGGCTGCCACTCCCTCGGCATCAAGGACATGGCCGGCATCATCAAGCCGCGCATCGCCTACGATCTGGTGAAGCAACTCAAGGCCAAGGTCGGCCTGCCTATCACCATCCACACGCACGACACCGCCGGTCTCGGCGCCGCCTCCTACATGGCAGCCATCGACGCGGGCGTGGACGTGATCGAGACCTCGATCAGCCCCTTCGCCAACGGCACCGCCCAGCCCGACACTGTGCGCATGCTCGCCCTCCTCGAAGGCCACGAGCGTTGCCCGAGCTACGACATCGATAAGCTCCGCGAGCTCGGCGAATACTTCAAAGGCGTCTACGCCGAACTCTCCAAGTTCACCAACCCGGCCAACGAGCGCGTCGATGCCGACACCCTCGCTTACCAAGTCCCGGGTGGCATGCTTTCCAACTTCCGCAACCAGCTCAAAGAGCAAGGCATGGCCGACCAATTCGACGCCGTAGTGGCCGAGATCCCGGTCGTGCGCGCCGCGCTCGGTTACATTCCGCTGGTCACGCCGACCTCCCAGATCGTGGGCAGCCAGTCCATGCTCAATGTGAAGTTTGGCCGCTGGAAGAACATCTCCCAGCCCGCCATCGACATCGCTCTGGGCAAATACGGCAAGACCCCGGGCCCGATCGACCCGGAGCTCATGAAGCTCGTGCTCCAGCGCAGCAACCAGAAGCCCGTCGAAGGCCGTCCGGCCGATGGCCTCGAACCGCGCATGCCGAAGCTCCGCGAGGAGCTCAAGGCCAAGGGCCTGCCGACCGACGACGAGGCCTGCGTGCTGCACGCCATGTTCCCGGTCGAGTTCGCCGCATTGCACAAGAAGAAGGACGCGCCGGCTCCGGCCGCGGCTGCGCAGCCCGCCAAGGCCGTCACGCCGCCGCCTCCGGCTGGCAAGCCCGCCGCTGCTGCTGGCACCGGTGCCACGACGCGTCTGCGTCTCACCGTCGAAGGTCAGGCCCACGAGGTCACCGTCGAAGAGGTGAGCTGA